A genomic window from Silene latifolia isolate original U9 population chromosome Y, ASM4854445v1, whole genome shotgun sequence includes:
- the LOC141628862 gene encoding uncharacterized protein LOC141628862, with translation MGIRDLGGIWTFNENDIRNLFVNSFVKLYKAEKDIESFDDFMQCESTIFESISTSLSPDDFDHLNKQFCAKEVRKAVFQLCPLNHHDSMIVTKCISNRLSKVMPKLVGEFQNAFVPGRNISDNILIANELFRKISSSKFGKYGKMAFKADMSKAYDRLNWHFIRATLVKMRFPDWTIKLIMKCIYSVSYEILINGIPSQKIIPWCGLRQGDPLSPYIFVICTEVLSQCLRKEERLGTIKGIQIFRGSQAISHLFFADDSIFFLEGKSSSSCSTLASTISNYCRGSGKRINEAKCAIIISPSSSLSFAQDCFKIFRVSPTAEMGKYLEFPTDIGISEYGKSKRDIFNFLIDNVKKRMSSWNGLLLSSAGRLSLISSILSSLSTYFLSVFKMPDLGRLRGSRTSKSISWRSKLFLNQPKGLGGLGIRNTRCFNQALLAKIGWNMLHDPSSLISRTIGVQLGLDWTNCINCVETVKSKDSWICKGILWGAKTFTKHIAWMVDSESSTLASVKDLSRISSGCRAFIKKWLWHLPGPKRWIILLWKILTQTLSVARELEKRGIGDGFFCRLCDRQCVESLEHLFRDYEFVSRLWSANHLGINANSVSNISIQEWIINWLSLLSRKENSIDGVISFMCTIWTIWVTRNTHVYSNEPLSPSRSIHLYEHELSLMIYAEKERADSRKDLNNTCLLDDDDFNLKVLHNGNTFPLIGPDLCENHYLIYTDAV, from the exons ATGGGGATTCGTGATCTGGGTGGTATATGGACCTTTAATGAGAATGACATCAGAAATCTTTTTGTCAATTCCTTTGTCAAGCTTTATAAGGCGGAGAAAGATATTGAATCTTTTGATGATTTTATGCAATGTGAATCTactatttttgagtccatttctACCTCTCTGTCACCGGATGATTTTGATCACCTCAATAAGCAGTTTTGTGCTAAGGAAGTGCGAAAGGCTGTGTTTCAGCTTTGTCCCCTAAATCACCACGACTCGATG ATTGTTACTAAGTGTATCTCCAATAGACTTAGTAAGGTTATGCCTAAGCTTGTGGGTGAATTTCAAAATGCTTTTGTCCCGGGCCGTAATATTAGTGACAATATTCTTATTGCTAATGAGCTTTTtcgcaagatttcttcttctaaATTTGGTAAATATGGGAAGATGGCGTTTAAAGCTGACATGAGTAAGGCCTATGATAGGCTTAATTGGCACTTTATTCGCGCTACTCTGGTAAAGATGAGGTTTCCTGATTGGACCATTAAACTTATTATGAAGTGTATTTATTCTGTTTCCTATGAGATTCTGATCAATGGTATTCCTTCTCAAAAGATTATTCCTTGGTGTGGATTGAGACAAGGTGATCCACTTTCGCCTTATATTTTTGTGATTTGTACGGAGGTTTTATCGCAATGCCTTAGGAAAGAAGAAAGACTTGGTACAATTAAGGGTATTCAAATTTTTAGAGGAAGCCAAGCTATTTCCCACTTATTCTTTGCTGATGATTCCATATTTTTCTTGGAAGGAAAATCTTCTTCTTCGTGCTCGACTTTGGCTTCTACTATATCAAATTATTGTCGAGGCTCAGGCAAGCGAATTAATGAAGCAAAATGTGCCATTATCATTAGTCCAAGCTCGTCTCTGTCATTTGCACAAGATTGTTTCAAAATTTTTCGAGTCTCGCCTACGGCTGAAATGGGAAAATATTTGGAGTTTCCAACTGATATTGGTATTTCTGAGTATGGTAAGTCTAAAAGAGATATTTTCAACTTTCTTATTGATAATGTTAAGAAGAGAATGTCCTCCTGGAATGGTCTTTTACTCTCGTCGGCTGGTCGCCTTTCTTTGATTTCTTCTATCCTCTCTTCTCTTTCCACGTACTTTCTATCGGTATTTAAAATGCCG GATCTAGGACGTCTAAGAGGATCTAGGACGTCTAAGAGTATCAGTTGGCGTAGTAAATTATTTTTAAATCAACCGAAAGGTCTTGGGGGACTGGGAATTAGAAACACCAGATGTTTTAATCAGGCTCTTCTTGCTAAAATCGGGTGGAATATGCTTCATGATCCGTCATCTCTTATTAGTCGAACCATTGGAGTTCAGTTGGGTCTTGATTGGACTAATTGTATTAATTGCGTTGAGACTGTCAAGAGTAAGGACTCATGGATCTGTAAAGGAATCCTTTGGGGCGCTAAAACCTTTACTAAGCACATTGCCTGGATGGTTGATTCTGAGTCCAGTACTTTA GCTAGTGTTAAGGACTTGTCTCGTATCTCGTCAGGATGTAGGGCTTTTATTAAAAAATGGTTGTGGCATCTCCCTGGACCTAAAAGATGGATTATTCTGCTTTGGAAAATTCTTACACAAACTTTATCTGTTGCGCGTGAACTCGAAAAGAGAGGTATTGGTGATGGCTTCTTTTGTCGTCTTTGTGATAGACAATGTGTTGAATCTTTGGAACATTTGTTTCGGGATTACGAGTTTGTGTCGAGACTATGGAGTGCAAATCATCTTGGCATTAATGCTAATAGTGTCTCAAATATTAGCATTCAAGAATGGATTATAAATTGGCTTAGCTTATTATCAAGGAAGGAAAATAGTATTGATGGGGTTATTTCTTTCATGTGCACTATTTGGACTATATGGGTCACTCGGAATACACACGTTTACAGTAATGAACCCTTGTCTCCTTCCCGCTCGATTCATTTGTATGAACATGAATTGAGTTTGATGATATATGCGGAAAAGGAGAGAGCAGATTCAAGGAAAGACTTGAACAACACTTGTCTTttggatgatgatgattttaATTTGAAGGTTCTTCATAATGGTAATACCTTTCCTCTTATTGGCCCTGATTTGTGTGAAAATCATTATCTTATCTATACGGATGCTGTTTAG